The Mytilus edulis chromosome 12, xbMytEdul2.2, whole genome shotgun sequence genome contains a region encoding:
- the LOC139497337 gene encoding type-2 ice-structuring protein-like, with protein MWKHQLLLLGFLSVNCDTLVKQTRSFTQNSDIINKLCDDGLLVVYNQTSTLQCAKLCALNDNCASFFVNSHGHCQLNSVIIYDTTSCASLQNTMYYVSKKFVRKGTTEDPLKITTGDTSTLGIECDTGWLLLGTGCYQFTLGGTRQMWLDAKDLCSLNGGYLAIIETAEENVLIKDHIAAIGPTKDYFIGGSDLVTEGKFIWEHTGLPVNLPGSNLFHDWRTNQPDNKNGNQHCIMLGYQVGFNWNDAQCAYPRDFICEKSPVY; from the exons ATGTGGAAACATCAACTACTACTTCTGGGGTTTCTTAGTGTGAACTGCGATACACTTGTGAAGCAAACACGTAGTTTCACACAAAACAGTGATATCATTAACAAACTATGTGACGACGGACTCCTCGTGGTCTATAACCAAACATCAACACTACAATGTGCTAAACTTTGTGCTCTAAATGACAATTGTGCTTCGTTTTTCGTCAACAGCCATGGACATTGTCAGCTAAACAGTGTTATTATTTACGATACTACATCTTGTGCCAGCCTTCAAAACACCATGTATTATGTGTCGAAGA AATTTGTAAGGAAGGGAACCACCGAGGACCCATTGAAAATAACCACTGGTGACACGTCAACACTGGGAATAGAGTGTGACACTGGATGGTTGCTGTTAGGTACCGGATGTTATCAATTTACACTAGGGGGAACACGACAAATGTGGCTAGATGCTAAG GATCTTTGCTCTTTAAATGGAGGTTACCTTGCAATCATTGAAACTGCTGaagaaaatgttttgatcaagGATCACATAGCTGCGATAG GACCAACAAAAGACTACTTCATCGGAGGTTCTGACTTAGTTACGGAAGGAAAATTTATTTGGGAACATACGGGTCTTCCTGTCAACTTGCCCGGAAGTAATCTTTTTCATGACTGGAGAACGAATCAGCCGGATAACAAGAACGGAAACCAACATTGTATTATGCTTGGATATCAAGTTGGTTTTAATTGGAACGATGCTCAGTGTGCTTATCCTAGAGATTTTATTTGTGAAAAGTCTCCAGTATACTAG